A section of the Ciceribacter thiooxidans genome encodes:
- a CDS encoding DUF2336 domain-containing protein, which produces MATVTSFENVRHPRKSELRQFAELFAPLFQASSEEARRQAVAALSQNPNVPPAVALFIASQPIAIAAPFLASSPCLSDDLLIMIARTQGAAHARAIVRRQSLSPTVIDALVGLRHSLGPSRHTDERSGTSPLPLKKLSKTTAKSYANASSGLPITFMHPPPTGSACAR; this is translated from the coding sequence ATGGCGACCGTCACCAGCTTCGAGAACGTTCGACATCCGCGAAAGAGCGAATTGAGGCAATTTGCCGAGCTCTTTGCGCCGCTTTTCCAAGCCTCCTCTGAGGAGGCCCGGCGTCAGGCGGTTGCAGCTCTTTCGCAAAACCCGAATGTCCCGCCGGCCGTCGCTCTCTTCATCGCGTCGCAGCCGATCGCGATCGCAGCCCCATTTCTCGCGTCGTCGCCATGCCTTTCCGATGATCTCCTGATCATGATCGCCCGAACGCAAGGCGCGGCTCACGCCCGCGCCATCGTGCGCCGGCAATCGCTTTCCCCTACCGTCATTGATGCGCTTGTCGGCCTTCGCCACAGCCTGGGACCTTCGCGGCACACCGACGAACGCTCGGGGACATCTCCCCTGCCCCTGAAAAAGCTCAGCAAGACCACAGCGAAGAGCTACGCCAACGCATCAAGCGGCTTGCCAATCACCTTCATGCACCCGCCTCCGACCGGCTCGGCATGCGCACGATAA
- a CDS encoding DUF1214 domain-containing protein, with translation MFRVPFLIAVALAIAFGGGILSAMWALQVSAGFGAIRLGVWQAFPEAQTASADPYARSHRAKAGRLLYGSAEGLVFTATEDEQGRRLNTNCAYRLHGRTPTARTWTLYAADAAGRPLSTPASLPSSFNARTVLRHQDGGFDIVISTGPQPGNWLALPKAGSFSLILTLLDTPAAGSSGLIGLAMPNLERIGCGHG, from the coding sequence GGTTCCCTTTCTCATTGCCGTCGCGCTCGCCATCGCTTTCGGCGGCGGCATTCTCTCCGCAATGTGGGCGCTCCAGGTATCGGCCGGCTTTGGAGCGATCCGGCTCGGCGTGTGGCAAGCATTTCCCGAGGCGCAGACTGCATCTGCCGATCCCTACGCGAGGTCGCACCGCGCCAAGGCCGGACGACTTCTCTACGGATCGGCCGAGGGACTGGTCTTTACCGCGACGGAGGACGAACAGGGGCGACGGCTGAACACGAATTGTGCATACCGGCTGCATGGTCGCACCCCGACCGCGCGCACCTGGACGCTTTACGCCGCCGACGCGGCCGGCCGGCCGCTGTCGACGCCCGCATCGCTGCCGTCGTCCTTCAATGCCCGCACGGTGCTGCGCCACCAGGACGGCGGTTTCGATATCGTGATCTCAACCGGTCCTCAGCCCGGCAACTGGCTGGCACTGCCTAAAGCGGGATCCTTTTCGCTCATACTGACGCTTCTCGACACGCCTGCGGCGGGAAGTTCCGGCCTGATCGGCCTCGCCATGCCGAACCTGGAACGGATCGGGTGCGGGCATGGTTAG
- a CDS encoding type 1 glutamine amidotransferase: MRVAIIENMPFTQHGLVGVALRETGAEIDVIRAFAGEPLPTDIHDHDALVVFGGEQNARDDHTHRYLPALAGAMKGFGDAGKAVLGICLGSQLLARAYGGENLIGAAPEFGWRDIALTDGAKSDPVLGHLGRQFISFQWHDDTFTLPPDAIRLAENDIASNQGFRVGRAAYGMQFHFEADRPVVEEWIRLFPAHVERKEPGWLARHPEHAARHGPEAEAFGLEIARAWVRQI, encoded by the coding sequence CACGCAGCACGGGCTGGTCGGCGTCGCGCTCCGTGAAACGGGAGCCGAGATCGACGTTATCCGCGCCTTCGCCGGCGAGCCTTTGCCGACCGACATCCATGATCACGACGCTCTGGTGGTCTTCGGCGGCGAACAGAATGCCCGCGACGATCACACCCATCGCTATCTGCCGGCACTTGCCGGCGCGATGAAGGGCTTCGGCGACGCCGGCAAGGCGGTCCTCGGTATCTGCCTCGGCAGCCAGCTGCTGGCGCGCGCCTATGGCGGCGAAAACCTGATCGGTGCCGCACCCGAATTCGGGTGGAGGGACATAGCGCTGACCGACGGTGCGAAGAGCGACCCGGTATTGGGTCATTTGGGCCGACAATTCATTTCGTTCCAGTGGCACGACGACACGTTCACGCTTCCACCGGATGCCATCCGTCTTGCCGAGAACGACATCGCCAGCAACCAGGGTTTTCGTGTCGGCCGGGCCGCCTATGGCATGCAGTTTCATTTCGAGGCGGACCGACCGGTGGTCGAGGAATGGATTCGTCTATTTCCAGCGCATGTCGAGCGCAAGGAGCCGGGATGGCTCGCCCGTCATCCGGAACATGCCGCAAGGCACGGACCTGAGGCGGAGGCTTTCGGCCTAGAGATCGCTCGCGCCTGGGTGCGCCAGATCTGA